The following coding sequences are from one Maniola hyperantus chromosome 7, iAphHyp1.2, whole genome shotgun sequence window:
- the LOC117983901 gene encoding LOW QUALITY PROTEIN: uncharacterized protein (The sequence of the model RefSeq protein was modified relative to this genomic sequence to represent the inferred CDS: inserted 1 base in 1 codon; deleted 1 base in 1 codon; substituted 1 base at 1 genomic stop codon) yields the protein MLATLLLAGILGISDIQDLQFSTSIKQREHCEICYGANCFNIEETRCEYYRQTENILNSWAEIDCIPLVSQYTNCNRENICSGCRICNCDGMGRWNCSIVQRCDSTDSMDFSHTTLAISAYYIGKVRLVLELLQAAENQRILLIEEGVEEKIISKIGDNLNRINDRAKQIVQLQELNRSVKNHLENCHKIKTXKRKSFLQTIKRLLRNSKKDIRDLFHNKVPKSDIIKHIIAKKXIDEMTKKKLSEYEETMQRWQNNLNVRNKRSAGEIGNFFNRLKNIISEYLRGKVKPEVHKKSGNKTMRVKRKHSNRGHKTSKRIKPKSTTPKVLMHR from the exons ATGCTCGCCACACTACTGCTCGCCGGCATTCTCGGCATTTCTG ATATTCAGGACCTCCAGTTTTCTACTAGCATCAAGCAAAGAGAGCACTGCGAAATTTGCTATGGGGCTAACTGTTTCAATATAGAAGAAACCAGATGTGAATATTATAGACAAACAGAAAATATTCTTA ATTCATGGGCAGAAATTGACTGTATACCTTTAGTCTCACAGTATACAAATTGTAATAGA GAAAATATTTGCTCTGGCTGTCGTATTTGTAACTGCGATGGTATGGGAAGATGGAATTGCAGCATAGTGCAGCGTTGTGATTCTACTGATAGTATGGACTTCAGTCATACGACCTTGGCT ATATCAGCATATTATATCGGAAAAGTTAGACTTGTATTAGAATTACTGCAAGCTGCAGAAAATCAGCGCATACTACTAATTGAAGAGGGCGTCGAGGAAAAAATCATTTCCAAAATAGGAGATAATTTGAACAGAATAAATGATCGTGCTAAGCAAATTGTACAGTTACAAGAACTAAATAGATCCGTCAAAAATCATTTGGAAAATTGccacaaaataaaaa gaaaaaGAAAGTCGTTTCTACAAACTATTAAGAGATTATTGagaaattctaaaaaagatattcgtgatttatttcataataaagTTCCTAAATCAGATATCATAAAACAT ATTATCGCAAAAAAGTAGATCGATGAAATGACAAAAAAGAAACTCTCCGAATACGAAGAAACCATGCAGAGGTGGCAGAATAATTTAAATGTACGAAACAAAAGATCTGCTGGAGAGATAGGAAACTTTTTCAATcgtttgaaaaatataatttctgaATATTTGAGAGGAAAAGTAAAACCAGAAGTTCATAAGAAGAGTGGTAATAAAACCATGAGAGTTAAAAGGAAACATTCCAAtcgag GGCATAAAACCAGCAAGCGAATAAAACCAAAGTCAACTACACCCAAAGTACTTATGCATCGCTAG